In Helianthus annuus cultivar XRQ/B chromosome 9, HanXRQr2.0-SUNRISE, whole genome shotgun sequence, the following are encoded in one genomic region:
- the LOC110893006 gene encoding uncharacterized protein LOC110893006, with translation MGLGPDIAIGFRSCKSAKELWDSLIEVYEGNEDMKESRRNLLQQNFNNFNHIYGETIDNQIQRFVKLVTQMQMEEIHTTNASSNRQLLNALPKSWDHHVAMIKKTKDLARCTLSEMISHIKACELDDKQRETNYKNSMLAAGFSIAPASSNNNNTALLSQGGFQMFRNNSSAPQISAKVHSPGSSNQVVSSASTVTSAGNAGNVSTVAPTSAFAANNEMIAFFASQSKEKLEIAASVINCLNAFIAGKLDPPKWSPNDLSQIHPDDVEEMDITWQMAMAAFRAQKFVRKTGKNRWGNAWNGAAKVPFNLRCFNCHEEGHYARNCPKPLVNRDQASAELAQPATPGQPATPNRERALVTTTSIADAETSGSPQPQGLAQALVVQPNIHFDWSSEIERLNISAPENQTATSNIAFMTSSEHSSKPEEETAADDFAFMTQILSAPVKGLTKEEMIALK, from the exons ATGGGTTTAGGTCCTGATATTGCTATTGGCTTTCGCTcctgcaaatctgccaaagaattgtgggattctCTGATTGAAGTGTATGAAGGAAACGAAGACATGAAAGAGAGCCGAAGAAACTTGctgcaacaaaacttcaacaatttcaaccatatttatggtgaaacaaTAGATAATCAGATTCAGAGATTCGTGAAGCTAGTCActcaaatgcaaatggaagaGATTCATACAACTAATGCATCCTCTAATCGACAACTTCTCAATGCACTGCCtaagagttgggatcatcatgttgcaATGATCAAGAAGACAAAAGACTTAGCTAGATGTACTCTGTCTGAGATGATCTCTCACATCAAGGCATGCGAACTGGATGATAAGCAAAGAGAAACGAATTACAAGAACAGTATGCTAGCTGCCGGTTTCTCCATTGCTCCCGCCtcttccaacaacaacaacacagcCTTACTGTCTCAAGGAGGTTTTCAGATGTTTCGCAATAATTCATCCGCTCCTCAAATTTCAGCAAAGGTGCACTCACCTGGATCCTCAAATCAAGTTGTTTCTTCAGCGTCTACTGTTACTTCTGCTGGAAATGCTGGAAATGTCTCTACTGTCGCTCCTACTTCTGCCTTCGCTGCAAACAACGAAATGATAGCCTTCTTCGCTAGTCAATCAAAAGAAAAACTGGAAATAGCAGCTTCAGtgatcaactgtttgaatgctttCATTGCAGgaaagcttgatccaccaaagtggAGTCCTAATGATCTGTCTCAGATTCAtccagatgatgttgaagaaatggatatCACTTGGCAGATGGCAATGGCTGCCTTCAGAGCTCAAAAGTTTGTGAGAAAAACAGGTAAAAACAGGTGGGGAAATGCATGGAATGGAGCTGCTAAAGTGCCCTTTAATCTTCGTTGTTTcaactgtcatgaggaaggaCACTATGCTCGTAACTGCCCAAAGCCACTTGTAAACAGAGATCAAGCTTCTGCAGAATTAGCACAACCAGCAACACCTGGTCAACCTGCAACTCCTAATCGAGAAAGGGCTCTTGTAACCACTACCAGTATAGCAGATGCTGAAACTTCTGGAAGTCCACAGCCGCAAGGATTAGCACAAGCACTGGTGGTACAGCCCAACATTCACTTTGATTGGTCTTCAGAAATTGAGCGTTTGAACATATCAGCTCCAGAGAATCAAACTGCTACATCCAACATTGCTTTCATGACCTCAAGCGAACATAGCTCTAAGCCAGAGGAAGAGACTGCAGCTGATGACTTTGCATTCATGACTCAAATCCTGTCAGCACCTGTCAAAGGTCTCACgaaagaagag atgatagctctgaagtaa